The Candidatus Latescibacterota bacterium DNA segment CAATGAATATCCAGTTAACAGATGAAGAGCGAATGATTCAGAAGACCATCAGGGATTTTGCCCGGAAAGACCTTGCAGCTGTGGCCGATGAGGCTAACAGGGAAGGGATATTCCAGGACGAGATCTATACCAGTCTTGGGGAACTGGGGTTCATGGGAATTACGGTTCCTGAGAAATACGGTGGTGTGGATTTTGGGACATTCAGTCTGGCGCTGACTCTCGAAGAGCTCAGCCGTGTCTGCGCGTCGACGGCCGTAGCTGTTTCCGTACATAATTCACTGGCCAACCACATCGTCCTCAAATATGGCAGTGAAGAGATGAAGGAGAAATACCTTCCCAGAATGGCCTCGGGAGAAGCGATAGGGGTCTACGCACTTACAGAGCCGGATGCTGGTAGTGACGTCTCCGCGATAAGAATGTCTGCTGTGAAAGAAGGCGACGAATATATTCTTAACGGGTCGAAGATATTCATCTCGACTGGAGATAAAGCCGGAGTGATCATTGTTATCGCTCGAACCGATCCGGAAAGCCGTACAAAGGGATTGTCCGCATTTCTCGTCGAGCCGGATCATCCAGGTTTCTCTGTCGGCAAGGTCGAGCACAAGATGGGACTGAAGGCTTCATCCACGGTAGAACTTGTTTTCGAGGACTGCCGCGTACCATCGGCCAACCTGATCGGTGAAGAGGGCTTGGGGATGCAGATAGCTCTCGGGTCCCTCGACGGAGGAAGGATCGGTATAGCATCGCAAGCCCTGGGTATCGCGCAGACTGCTCTTGAT contains these protein-coding regions:
- a CDS encoding acyl-CoA dehydrogenase family protein; its protein translation is MNIQLTDEERMIQKTIRDFARKDLAAVADEANREGIFQDEIYTSLGELGFMGITVPEKYGGVDFGTFSLALTLEELSRVCASTAVAVSVHNSLANHIVLKYGSEEMKEKYLPRMASGEAIGVYALTEPDAGSDVSAIRMSAVKEGDEYILNGSKIFISTGDKAGVIIVIARTDPESRTKGLSAFLVEPDHPGFSVGKVEHKMGLKASSTVELVFEDCRVPSANLIGEEGLGMQIALGSLDGGRIGIASQALGIAQTALD